The Neisseria yangbaofengii genome contains a region encoding:
- the prfA gene encoding peptide chain release factor 1: MKPSILEKLQQLSERLEEVTHLLGQPEATEDMDNYRKLTREHAEITPVAEVFQSYRMAQSDLADAEEMLQDPEMKEFAAEEIEAAKAKIDTLDTELQKLLLPKDADDDKNIFIEVRAGTGGDEAALFAGDLLRMYSRYAERNRWQVEIVSANESELGGYKEVIARIVGLGAYSRLKFESGGHRVQRVPATESQGRIHTSACTVAVMPEADELEDIQINPADLRIDTFRASGAGGQHINKTDSAVRITHLPTGTVVECQDGRSQHANKAQAMKVLAARLNDAQKREAQAKEAAERKSLIGSGDRSERIRTYNYPQGRVTDHRINLTLHKLDFIMDGDLDELTNALIAEHQAELLAAMGD; the protein is encoded by the coding sequence ATGAAACCGTCTATTTTAGAAAAATTACAACAACTTAGCGAACGTTTGGAAGAAGTCACCCATCTGCTCGGCCAGCCCGAAGCCACCGAAGATATGGACAACTACCGCAAGCTGACGCGCGAACACGCCGAAATCACGCCGGTGGCGGAAGTGTTCCAAAGCTACCGCATGGCGCAGAGCGATTTGGCCGACGCCGAAGAAATGCTGCAAGACCCTGAAATGAAAGAATTTGCTGCCGAAGAAATCGAAGCGGCAAAAGCCAAAATCGACACCTTGGATACCGAGTTGCAAAAACTGCTGCTGCCCAAAGATGCCGACGACGATAAAAACATTTTTATCGAAGTACGGGCGGGGACGGGCGGCGACGAAGCGGCGCTGTTTGCCGGCGATTTGCTGCGGATGTACAGCCGCTATGCCGAACGCAACCGCTGGCAGGTCGAAATCGTGTCCGCCAACGAAAGCGAATTGGGCGGTTATAAAGAAGTGATTGCCCGCATTGTCGGCTTGGGCGCATACAGCCGTCTGAAATTCGAGTCCGGCGGCCACCGTGTGCAGCGGGTTCCCGCCACCGAAAGCCAAGGACGGATTCACACTTCAGCGTGTACCGTTGCCGTGATGCCCGAAGCCGATGAGTTGGAAGATATTCAAATCAACCCCGCCGATTTGCGGATTGATACCTTCCGAGCATCCGGTGCCGGCGGCCAGCACATCAACAAAACCGATTCGGCGGTACGCATTACCCACCTGCCGACCGGCACGGTTGTCGAATGTCAGGACGGCCGCAGCCAGCACGCCAATAAAGCGCAGGCGATGAAAGTGTTGGCGGCACGTTTGAACGATGCGCAAAAACGGGAAGCGCAAGCCAAAGAAGCCGCCGAACGCAAATCCTTAATCGGCAGCGGCGACCGCAGCGAACGCATCCGCACCTACAACTACCCGCAAGGCCGGGTAACCGACCACCGTATCAATCTGACCCTGCACAAACTCGATTTCATCATGGACGGCGATTTGGACGAATTGACCAATGCGCTGATTGCCGAGCATCAAGCCGAATTGTTGGCGGCGATGGGCGATTAA
- the pta gene encoding phosphate acetyltransferase yields MSNVLVVPVSARIDSWATTQALAAALPNGQALRALDENGFGEKLLAQGKSDDWLDALVGKISEINAENVVIKGIRPNADKVFLATKNFELALSLDAAVVFAVGACDEENELCETDVDDIVQKLNLAKQSYITAPGVLAGFVLDNAAPGVGKAAAEQTGLTFFGSTEQLGDVNELANRGGNRLSPSQFRVNMMDTARKAGKRIVLPEGAEPRTVQAAAVCHEKGIARCVLLAPRAEVEAVAKERHINLPDSLEIIDPADLIEQYVAPMCELRKSKGLTEEQAREQLQDTVVLGTMMMAQNDVDGLVSGAVHTTANTIRPALQLIKTAPGASLVSSIFFMLLPNQVLVYGDCAVNPNPTPEQLADIAIQSADSAKAFGIEPKVAMISYSTGTSGAGPDVEAVAQATQIAQQKRPDLAIDGPLQYDAATVPSVAKSKAPNSAVAGQATVLVFPDLNTGNCTYKAVQRNANVLSVGPMLQGLRKPVNDLSRGALVDDIVYTIALTAIQAAQMEA; encoded by the coding sequence ATGTCAAACGTATTGGTTGTACCCGTTTCCGCCCGCATCGACAGCTGGGCGACCACTCAGGCTTTGGCGGCTGCATTGCCGAATGGCCAAGCCCTGCGCGCACTGGATGAAAACGGCTTTGGCGAAAAGCTGTTGGCACAAGGCAAAAGCGATGACTGGTTAGACGCGCTGGTCGGCAAAATCAGCGAAATAAACGCGGAAAACGTGGTTATTAAAGGCATTCGTCCAAACGCGGATAAAGTATTCTTGGCCACCAAAAACTTTGAATTGGCCTTGTCGTTGGATGCGGCAGTGGTGTTTGCTGTGGGCGCATGCGACGAAGAAAACGAATTGTGCGAAACCGATGTTGACGACATCGTGCAAAAATTGAATCTGGCCAAACAATCTTACATCACCGCACCGGGCGTATTGGCCGGCTTCGTGTTGGACAATGCAGCACCGGGTGTGGGTAAAGCTGCTGCCGAACAAACCGGTTTGACCTTCTTTGGTTCAACCGAGCAATTGGGCGATGTGAACGAATTGGCCAACCGCGGCGGCAACCGCTTATCGCCATCACAATTCCGCGTGAACATGATGGACACCGCCCGCAAAGCCGGCAAACGCATTGTATTGCCGGAAGGTGCCGAGCCCCGCACCGTGCAAGCTGCGGCGGTTTGTCATGAAAAAGGCATTGCCCGCTGCGTATTGCTGGCACCGCGTGCCGAAGTGGAAGCCGTGGCTAAAGAGCGCCACATCAACCTGCCGGATTCTTTGGAAATCATTGATCCTGCCGATTTGATCGAGCAATACGTTGCGCCGATGTGCGAGTTGCGTAAGAGCAAAGGCCTGACCGAAGAGCAGGCACGCGAGCAGCTGCAAGATACTGTGGTGTTGGGTACCATGATGATGGCGCAAAACGATGTAGACGGCTTGGTTTCCGGTGCAGTTCACACCACCGCCAACACCATCCGTCCCGCTTTGCAATTGATTAAAACCGCACCGGGCGCGAGCTTGGTATCAAGTATTTTCTTCATGTTGCTGCCAAACCAAGTCTTGGTTTACGGCGACTGCGCGGTGAACCCGAACCCGACGCCTGAACAATTGGCCGACATCGCGATTCAGTCTGCCGATTCTGCCAAAGCCTTCGGTATCGAGCCGAAAGTGGCGATGATTTCTTACTCAACCGGCACTTCCGGTGCCGGCCCTGATGTTGAAGCCGTGGCACAAGCCACTCAAATCGCGCAGCAAAAACGCCCCGATTTGGCGATTGACGGCCCGTTGCAATACGATGCCGCCACCGTGCCGAGCGTAGCCAAATCTAAAGCGCCGAACAGCGCGGTTGCCGGTCAGGCGACTGTGTTGGTGTTCCCGGATTTGAACACCGGCAACTGTACCTACAAAGCCGTTCAACGTAACGCCAACGTCTTGAGCGTCGGCCCAATGCTGCAAGGTTTGCGCAAGCCGGTGAACGACTTGTCGCGCGGCGCATTGGTAGATGACATCGTGTACACCATCGCGCTGACTGCTATCCAAGCGGCGCAAATGGAAGCCTGA
- a CDS encoding chorismate mutase: MIIVMQKQASAGAVTRVIECIRSRGLQEHVSQGEERTIIGAVGDERVFHPNELERLPEVERAIRVLNDWKIISREAQPQDSLITVRGVVFGGEKMLDIAVGFKPDADAVFIDPFFMSARPYADVDNSSEKAQIIAMQQEIEHIHEAGKPVLVRIRDVRQIESALAAQADILYLGGELMSNRALQDEVGRLNTPVVLCKDKHHRVDDWLVAAEHIALRGNHHIILGEAGTLSFEPEHAYRLDVDAIVRVRKVTHLPVIANITGLWHSDMPQEVLYRLSVASGANGVASSLG, from the coding sequence ATGATTATTGTGATGCAAAAACAGGCTTCGGCCGGAGCGGTAACGCGTGTGATTGAATGCATCCGCAGCCGCGGTTTGCAGGAACATGTTTCCCAAGGCGAGGAACGTACCATTATCGGTGCAGTCGGTGATGAGCGCGTGTTCCATCCGAATGAATTGGAGCGGCTGCCGGAGGTAGAGCGGGCGATTCGGGTATTGAACGATTGGAAAATCATCAGCCGCGAAGCACAGCCGCAGGACAGCCTGATTACCGTTCGCGGAGTGGTGTTCGGCGGCGAAAAAATGCTGGATATTGCAGTCGGATTTAAACCGGATGCCGATGCGGTGTTTATTGATCCGTTTTTTATGTCGGCCAGACCGTATGCCGATGTTGATAACAGCAGCGAAAAAGCGCAAATCATTGCCATGCAGCAGGAAATTGAGCATATTCACGAAGCGGGCAAACCGGTATTGGTGCGGATTCGTGACGTTCGCCAAATCGAATCGGCCTTGGCGGCTCAAGCGGATATCTTGTATTTGGGCGGCGAATTGATGAGCAATCGCGCCTTGCAGGATGAGGTAGGTCGTCTGAATACGCCGGTGGTATTGTGCAAAGATAAGCATCACCGTGTCGATGATTGGCTGGTGGCTGCTGAACACATCGCTTTACGCGGCAATCACCATATTATCTTGGGCGAAGCGGGCACATTGAGCTTTGAGCCGGAACACGCTTACCGCTTGGATGTCGATGCCATTGTGCGGGTGCGTAAAGTCACCCATTTGCCGGTAATTGCCAATATTACCGGCTTGTGGCACAGCGATATGCCGCAAGAAGTGTTGTACCGATTATCGGTGGCGTCGGGAGCAAATGGGGTGGCGAGTAGCTTAGGCTGA
- a CDS encoding c-type cytochrome, translating to MKQLSNSKAQGSALFTLVSGIVILLATVFFFIKLAGSASFGDVDQTTESATQTRIQPTGQIVLGDGIPVGERQGEAIFNKICIQCHASDSNVPNAPKLENNAAWAPRIAQGFDTLFNHALNGFNAMPAKGGAADLTDQELKRVIVFMANKSGGSFPNPDESAAAPTEAAASDAAPVEGEAAAAPAEAAPAAETAAPAAAGVDGKAVYDGLCMACHASGVAGAPKVGNAADWKERLAQGKDTLYKHSIEGFTGKKGMMPAKGGNPSLTDDEIKAAVDYMTK from the coding sequence ATGAAACAACTCAGTAACAGCAAAGCCCAAGGCTCAGCATTGTTCACTCTTGTAAGCGGTATCGTTATTTTGCTCGCGACCGTATTCTTCTTCATCAAGCTGGCCGGCAGCGCATCATTCGGCGATGTCGACCAAACCACCGAATCAGCCACCCAAACCCGTATTCAGCCGACCGGCCAAATTGTTTTGGGCGACGGCATTCCGGTAGGCGAACGCCAAGGCGAAGCTATCTTTAATAAAATCTGTATCCAATGTCACGCATCTGACAGCAATGTACCGAATGCGCCTAAATTGGAAAACAACGCCGCATGGGCACCGCGCATTGCACAAGGTTTCGACACCCTGTTCAACCACGCGCTTAACGGCTTCAACGCTATGCCTGCCAAAGGCGGCGCAGCCGACTTGACCGACCAAGAATTGAAACGTGTAATCGTATTTATGGCCAACAAATCAGGCGGTTCTTTCCCCAACCCTGATGAAAGTGCTGCCGCACCTACCGAAGCTGCTGCTTCAGATGCTGCGCCTGTCGAAGGCGAAGCCGCTGCCGCACCTGCAGAAGCCGCTCCTGCTGCCGAAACTGCCGCACCAGCCGCTGCCGGTGTTGACGGTAAAGCAGTTTACGACGGTTTGTGCATGGCCTGTCACGCTTCAGGCGTAGCCGGTGCACCTAAAGTAGGCAATGCTGCTGATTGGAAAGAACGCTTGGCACAGGGTAAAGACACTTTGTACAAACACTCAATCGAAGGCTTTACCGGTAAAAAAGGCATGATGCCTGCTAAAGGCGGCAATCCTTCATTGACCGATGACGAAATCAAAGCTGCTGTCGATTACATGACTAAATAA
- a CDS encoding asparaginase: protein MTQKIFVLYTGGTIGMRSSSNGLRPDTDLAGKALQPFSDGLQFDWHVCEPLIDSSAVNLTHWRDWLALLAEKIPQYDGILILHGTDTMAYTANLLALALQGLDKPVILTGSQWPYDAPGSDAPLNLATAVAAFELALPQVLIAFNGKVFPAIGSSKVSTQTAAGFDNPHFGALAQWQQSAGRQVLARLSERCGQSVSDGLDILSLDTQAKVIGQTLIPGFSAQYFSDGLWHTDAQAVVLQSYGHGNAPSDAAFIQAVQSFTERGGLLLNISQVPQGCAAAVYEQGSALRQAGVVNGGKCNLETATALLTLAVSNQWSAGTVQQTLHSLGLLEAV from the coding sequence ATGACACAAAAGATCTTCGTTCTCTACACCGGCGGCACCATCGGCATGCGCAGCAGCAGCAACGGTTTGCGTCCCGATACCGATTTGGCCGGCAAAGCCCTGCAACCGTTTTCAGACGGCCTTCAGTTCGACTGGCATGTTTGCGAACCTTTAATCGACTCATCAGCAGTCAACCTGACTCATTGGCGCGACTGGCTGGCATTGTTGGCCGAAAAAATCCCGCAATACGACGGCATACTGATTTTACACGGCACCGACACCATGGCCTACACGGCCAATCTGCTTGCGCTTGCCTTGCAAGGTTTGGATAAACCGGTGATATTGACCGGCTCACAATGGCCGTATGATGCGCCCGGCAGCGATGCACCGCTGAACTTGGCCACTGCCGTTGCCGCGTTCGAACTGGCCTTGCCGCAAGTGTTGATTGCGTTTAACGGCAAAGTGTTTCCCGCTATCGGCAGCAGCAAAGTCAGCACCCAAACCGCCGCCGGATTCGACAACCCGCATTTCGGCGCACTCGCGCAATGGCAGCAATCGGCCGGCCGGCAAGTGCTGGCAAGGCTGTCTGAGCGCTGCGGCCAATCAGTTTCAGACGGCCTCGACATCCTATCGCTTGATACGCAAGCGAAAGTGATTGGCCAAACGCTGATTCCCGGTTTCAGCGCACAATATTTTTCAGACGGCCTGTGGCACACCGATGCGCAAGCAGTGGTTTTACAAAGCTACGGCCACGGCAATGCGCCAAGCGATGCCGCATTTATCCAAGCCGTGCAGAGCTTTACCGAACGCGGCGGCTTGTTGCTCAATATCAGCCAAGTGCCGCAAGGTTGCGCGGCCGCGGTGTATGAACAAGGCAGTGCGCTGAGACAAGCCGGCGTGGTGAACGGCGGCAAGTGCAATTTGGAAACCGCCACCGCGCTGTTGACTTTGGCGGTGTCGAATCAATGGAGTGCCGGTACGGTGCAGCAAACTTTACACTCGCTCGGTTTGCTTGAGGCCGTCTGA
- a CDS encoding TatD family hydrolase — translation MNFTDSHCHLADPALRDRLPEILAQAAEQGVMRFIVPATQRSDWADVVQLLEMNTPFEPRVHIALGIHPWFAEAAAPQDFAELECLLLQYPQAWVGETGLDFLVNRPSETQKQRQIETFRRQLELAQRLQRPVIVHNVKATAAIADAAKRTGFTQGGIVHAFSGSVEEARILLHCGFKIGIGSLLLNPKAKKVRQVVAKLAWHDMVLETDSPFMLHNETNTPANVRRIAEIAAELSGVDLAETACKTEENISKLLKQTARPTDLK, via the coding sequence ATGAATTTTACCGACAGCCATTGCCACCTTGCCGATCCCGCCTTACGCGACCGTTTGCCCGAAATTTTGGCGCAGGCGGCCGAGCAGGGCGTGATGCGCTTTATCGTGCCCGCCACCCAGCGCAGCGATTGGGCGGATGTGGTGCAATTATTAGAGATGAACACACCGTTTGAACCGCGTGTCCACATCGCTTTGGGCATTCATCCGTGGTTTGCCGAAGCCGCCGCGCCGCAGGATTTTGCCGAACTCGAATGCTTATTGTTGCAATATCCGCAAGCATGGGTGGGCGAAACCGGCTTGGATTTTCTGGTAAACAGGCCGTCTGAAACGCAAAAGCAGCGGCAAATCGAAACATTCCGCCGCCAGCTTGAATTGGCGCAAAGATTGCAAAGGCCGGTGATTGTGCATAATGTCAAAGCCACGGCCGCGATTGCCGATGCGGCAAAGCGCACCGGTTTTACCCAAGGCGGCATAGTGCATGCGTTTTCCGGCAGCGTGGAAGAGGCGCGGATTTTGCTGCATTGCGGCTTTAAAATCGGCATAGGCTCGCTTTTATTGAATCCGAAGGCGAAAAAAGTGCGGCAGGTGGTGGCGAAACTGGCTTGGCACGATATGGTGTTGGAAACCGACAGCCCGTTTATGTTGCACAACGAAACCAACACGCCCGCCAATGTGCGGCGGATTGCGGAAATTGCGGCAGAATTAAGCGGGGTCGATTTGGCAGAAACTGCTTGTAAAACTGAAGAAAATATTTCAAAATTGCTTAAACAAACGGCTAGGCCTACCGACTTAAAATAA
- the glmM gene encoding phosphoglucosamine mutase, whose product MAKKYFGTDGVRGEVGQFPITPEFVLKLGYAAGQVLVQHDAEQKPTVLIGKDTRISGYMLEAALIAGFTAAGVNVIQTGPLPTPGVAYLTRALRLSAGVMISASHNVYSDNGIKFFAEGGVKLSDEIELEIEAKIDQEMKTLPSDKLGRARRINGADDRYIEFCKSTFPANLDLRGLKLVVDTANGAGYDVAPKVFHELGAKVISIGAEPNGYNINEKCGATHTKTLQAAVLQNEADYGVALDGDGDRLMMVDKNGKVYDGDSLIYVIAKARAREGIEIGGVVGTVMTNMAMEIALNEQGVNFCRAKVGDRYVLEQLHQRGWLIGGEASGHILCMDKHNTGDGLISALQVLAALRILGQDLATVCADWQPFPQTMINVRIQKGQNWQEASKNVLAEVEKELEGKGRVVLRASGTEPVVRVMVEARQADWAQKGAGRIAEAIQGAKK is encoded by the coding sequence ATGGCAAAAAAATATTTTGGTACCGACGGTGTGCGCGGTGAAGTGGGTCAATTTCCGATTACTCCTGAATTTGTGTTGAAACTGGGCTATGCCGCCGGTCAGGTGCTGGTGCAACATGATGCCGAGCAGAAACCGACCGTGTTAATCGGTAAAGACACCCGCATTTCCGGTTATATGCTGGAAGCGGCGCTGATTGCCGGTTTCACCGCAGCCGGTGTCAATGTGATTCAAACCGGCCCGCTGCCGACCCCGGGCGTGGCTTATCTCACTCGCGCTTTGCGTTTGTCGGCCGGTGTGATGATTTCCGCGTCACACAATGTCTATTCCGACAACGGTATCAAATTCTTTGCCGAAGGCGGCGTGAAGCTTTCTGATGAAATCGAGTTGGAAATCGAAGCCAAAATCGATCAGGAAATGAAAACGTTGCCGTCTGACAAGCTTGGCCGCGCGCGCCGCATTAATGGCGCCGATGACCGCTACATCGAATTTTGCAAATCGACTTTCCCGGCCAACTTGGATTTGCGCGGCCTGAAATTGGTGGTGGATACCGCCAACGGCGCGGGCTACGATGTGGCGCCGAAAGTGTTCCACGAATTGGGTGCAAAAGTGATTTCCATCGGTGCAGAGCCAAATGGTTACAACATCAATGAAAAATGTGGTGCCACCCACACCAAAACCCTGCAAGCCGCTGTGTTGCAAAATGAAGCCGATTACGGCGTCGCCTTGGATGGCGACGGCGACCGCCTGATGATGGTCGACAAAAACGGTAAAGTGTATGATGGCGACAGTCTGATTTATGTTATCGCTAAAGCCCGTGCGCGCGAAGGCATTGAAATCGGCGGCGTGGTCGGTACTGTGATGACCAACATGGCGATGGAAATTGCCCTGAACGAGCAAGGCGTGAACTTCTGCCGCGCCAAAGTGGGCGACCGCTATGTGTTGGAACAATTGCACCAACGCGGCTGGTTAATCGGCGGCGAAGCCAGCGGCCATATTTTGTGCATGGACAAGCACAATACCGGCGACGGCCTGATTTCGGCTTTGCAGGTATTGGCCGCATTGCGCATTTTAGGTCAGGATTTGGCTACGGTGTGCGCCGATTGGCAGCCGTTCCCGCAAACCATGATTAACGTGCGCATCCAAAAAGGCCAAAACTGGCAGGAAGCGTCAAAAAACGTGTTGGCTGAAGTGGAAAAAGAGCTGGAAGGCAAAGGCCGCGTGGTGTTGCGCGCTTCGGGTACCGAGCCTGTTGTGCGCGTAATGGTGGAAGCCAGACAAGCCGACTGGGCGCAAAAAGGTGCCGGACGCATTGCTGAAGCGATTCAGGGTGCGAAAAAATAA
- the folP gene encoding dihydropteroate synthase has translation MTQTIWQAGRFKINLAEPKIMGIVNLTPDSFSDGGTYSQNVRTALQHADRLLKDGADILDIGGESTRPGSDFVSPEEEWQRVQPVLAEIGKWNVPVSLDTRRASVMQQALAQGGVDIINDVAALTDEGAVDVLARYPGIGICLMHMQGLPENMQDNPQYQDVVGEVARYLNERVAACVQAGIAAERITLDPGFGFGKTLQHNIALMRHLPELMQAAGLPMLIGVSRKRMIGELTGENTPSERVHGSVAAALASVARGAQIIRVHDVKATADALKVWRALGV, from the coding sequence ATGACGCAAACCATTTGGCAGGCAGGACGTTTCAAGATTAATTTGGCCGAGCCGAAGATCATGGGGATTGTGAACCTAACGCCGGATTCGTTTTCAGACGGCGGCACTTATTCGCAAAATGTTCGGACGGCCTTGCAACACGCCGATCGGCTGTTGAAAGACGGCGCCGATATTCTCGATATTGGCGGCGAATCCACGCGTCCGGGTTCGGATTTTGTATCGCCGGAAGAAGAATGGCAGCGCGTGCAGCCGGTGTTGGCGGAAATCGGTAAATGGAATGTGCCGGTGAGTTTGGATACGCGCCGCGCTTCGGTGATGCAGCAGGCTTTGGCGCAAGGCGGTGTGGACATCATCAATGATGTGGCCGCATTGACTGACGAAGGCGCGGTGGATGTATTGGCACGTTATCCCGGCATCGGTATCTGCCTTATGCACATGCAGGGGTTGCCGGAAAACATGCAGGATAATCCGCAGTATCAAGATGTGGTCGGTGAAGTAGCGCGTTATTTGAATGAACGCGTGGCGGCGTGTGTCCAAGCAGGGATTGCCGCCGAACGCATCACGCTTGATCCGGGTTTCGGTTTCGGCAAAACGCTGCAACACAATATCGCCTTGATGCGCCACTTGCCCGAATTGATGCAGGCCGCCGGTTTGCCGATGCTGATTGGCGTGTCGCGCAAACGCATGATTGGCGAATTAACCGGCGAGAATACGCCGTCCGAACGCGTTCACGGCAGTGTGGCGGCGGCATTGGCGTCGGTGGCGCGCGGTGCGCAGATTATCCGTGTGCATGATGTGAAAGCCACCGCGGATGCGTTGAAAGTATGGCGGGCATTAGGTGTTTAA
- a CDS encoding DedA family protein, with product MFAFLEAFFVEYGYAAVFLVLLACGFGVPIPEDVTLVTGGVISGLGYTDVHIMVVVGMLGVLVGDGCMFAAGRIWGHKILQFKPIARVMTPKRYAQVQEKFDKYGNWVLFVARFLPGLRTPIYITAGISRKVSYMRFLMMDGLAALVSVPVWVYLGDYGANNIDWLMAKVHGFQSGLFVVIGIGAAVLLWFWWRKRRRIRFYHEKLAELRRKRKAASAAKAKAKADI from the coding sequence ATGTTTGCGTTTTTGGAAGCCTTTTTCGTTGAATACGGTTATGCCGCAGTCTTTTTAGTGCTGCTGGCATGCGGTTTTGGTGTGCCTATTCCCGAAGACGTAACCTTAGTCACCGGCGGCGTAATTTCCGGTCTGGGCTATACCGATGTGCACATCATGGTCGTGGTGGGTATGTTGGGCGTATTAGTGGGCGATGGCTGTATGTTTGCCGCCGGCCGCATTTGGGGACACAAAATCCTGCAATTCAAACCGATTGCCCGCGTGATGACGCCGAAGCGCTATGCGCAGGTGCAGGAAAAATTCGATAAATACGGCAACTGGGTGTTGTTTGTCGCCCGTTTCCTGCCGGGTTTGCGCACGCCGATTTACATCACCGCCGGCATCAGCCGCAAAGTTTCCTACATGCGCTTTTTGATGATGGATGGCTTGGCTGCTTTGGTTTCTGTGCCGGTATGGGTGTATCTGGGAGATTATGGCGCGAACAACATCGATTGGCTGATGGCGAAAGTGCATGGTTTCCAATCCGGTTTGTTTGTGGTGATTGGTATTGGCGCTGCCGTATTGCTGTGGTTTTGGTGGCGCAAACGCCGGCGCATCCGTTTCTACCACGAAAAATTGGCAGAATTGCGCCGAAAGCGCAAAGCCGCATCAGCTGCCAAAGCAAAGGCCAAAGCCGATATTTGA
- a CDS encoding amino acid aminotransferase: MYQHIEFYPGDPILSLVEVYNNDARPGKVNLGIGIYFDDEGKMPVLQSVRQAEVRRAAEPRTSPYLPMEGLAAYREAVQHLLFGKDHPAVKDKRIATIQTLGGSGALKIGADFIRRWFPDAKAYVSDPTWENHKSIFEGAGFEVGTYPYYAPATIGVKFDEMAAFFKTLPPNSVLILHPCCQNPTGVDMTEAQWDNVLDVIRARGLIAFMDIAYQGFGEDLDNDAYAIRKAADMGLPLFVSNSFSKNLSLYGERVGGLSVVCPTQEEAELVFGQLKFTVRRIYSSPAAHGAYIAADVMNTPEWFALWQSEVYGMRDRIRAMRQRLYEVLSTKIPDKDFSYFIKQRGMFSYTGLTEAQVTRLREEFGVYLLASGRMCVAGLNPSNVEYVADAFAEVLKQGDNLK, from the coding sequence ATGTACCAGCACATCGAATTCTATCCCGGCGACCCGATTCTGAGTCTGGTCGAAGTGTACAACAACGATGCCCGCCCGGGAAAAGTCAATTTAGGCATCGGCATTTATTTTGACGATGAAGGCAAAATGCCGGTATTACAATCGGTACGTCAGGCGGAAGTAAGACGTGCAGCCGAACCACGCACCAGCCCTTACCTGCCGATGGAAGGCTTGGCTGCGTATCGCGAAGCGGTGCAGCATTTATTGTTTGGCAAAGACCATCCGGCTGTGAAAGACAAGCGTATCGCCACCATCCAAACCTTGGGCGGCTCGGGGGCATTAAAAATCGGCGCTGATTTTATCCGCCGCTGGTTTCCCGATGCGAAAGCCTATGTCAGCGACCCGACTTGGGAAAACCACAAAAGCATTTTTGAAGGCGCGGGCTTTGAAGTCGGCACATATCCCTATTACGCCCCGGCCACCATCGGCGTGAAATTTGATGAAATGGCGGCTTTTTTTAAAACGCTGCCGCCAAACAGCGTGCTGATTCTGCATCCGTGCTGCCAAAATCCGACCGGCGTGGACATGACCGAAGCGCAATGGGATAACGTGTTGGATGTGATTCGGGCGCGCGGTTTGATTGCATTTATGGACATTGCCTATCAAGGCTTCGGCGAAGATTTGGACAACGATGCCTACGCCATCCGCAAAGCCGCCGACATGGGTTTGCCGCTGTTTGTCAGCAATTCGTTTTCGAAAAACTTATCACTTTACGGCGAACGCGTCGGCGGCCTGAGCGTGGTTTGCCCGACGCAGGAAGAAGCAGAATTGGTGTTCGGCCAATTGAAATTCACCGTGCGCCGCATTTATTCCAGCCCTGCCGCCCACGGCGCATATATCGCCGCCGATGTAATGAACACGCCGGAATGGTTTGCGTTATGGCAAAGCGAAGTATATGGCATGCGCGACCGCATCCGTGCCATGCGCCAACGTTTGTATGAAGTCTTGAGCACAAAAATTCCGGATAAGGATTTCAGCTACTTCATCAAGCAGCGCGGCATGTTCAGCTACACCGGCTTAACCGAAGCGCAAGTGACCCGTTTGCGCGAAGAATTCGGCGTGTATCTCTTAGCTTCCGGCCGCATGTGCGTGGCAGGATTGAATCCGAGCAATGTCGAATACGTAGCTGACGCCTTTGCCGAAGTATTAAAACAAGGCGATAATTTGAAGTAA